The Synechococcus sp. WH 8101 sequence AACGAAGGCCGCCAGGGCAACGGCGAGCAGAAATGGGCGGGCCTTCATGGGCCGGCGAGCGGTCACGTGCCGTCATCTTTGTCCATCCGCCGACCCTTGCCAGGAGCAACCAGACTTCAGCCATGACCGATCTCACACCTGACGCACGCCCAAAACCGCTCTCTGCCAGGGATCTCAGCCTCTGGCTGCAGAGTGAGCAACCGCTGCGATTGGTGGATGTGCGCGAGCAGCAGGAACTGGCGCTCGCCCCCTTCCCCCACCCCGTGATCCACTTGCCCCTGAGCGAGTCGGAACGCTGGCTGCCCGCCTTGCCAGGTTTGCTAGGCGAGGACGCTGACCTCGTGGTGCTCTGTCATGCAGGGGTGCGCAGCTGGCAGTTCGGCTGTTGGCTGCTGGCCAGGGATCCACAGCGCACCGTCTGGAATCTCGAGGGCGGGATCGATGCCTGGAGTGTGGACGTGGATCCAAACGTCCCCCGCTACTGACACGCCGCCCGTACCATCGCCCTGACGCTCGGGCTGCCGTGGACACCCTCCCCAACCGACAACAGGAGGTCCTGCGGGCCACGGTGCATCACTACGTGGACACGATCGAACCGGTGGGCAGCCGCACCCTGGTGCAGCGCTTCGGCCTCAAAGCCAGCTCCGCCACGGTGCGTTCGGCGATGGGGGCCCTGGAACAGCGGGGGCTGTTGACCCAACCCCATACCTCCGCCGGCCGGGTTCCCAGCGCCCGGGGCTATCGCCACTACGTGGATTGCCTGCTGCCGAAACCCGGTGCCGCCGCCCAGCACCTGGAACACGAACTCACCCAGCTCAGCCTGCGTTGGGCGGCGCTCGATGATCTGCTGCAGCAGATGGCCAGGCGACTCACCGACTTCACCGGTCTGATGAGCCTGATCACCCGACCCCATCGCAGCACGCCGAGCCTGCAGGCGGTGCGACTGGTGTGCAGCGGCGATCGCTTGCTGGTGATGCTTGTGGAGAGCAGCAACCAGGCCAGCCACCTGAATCTGCGCCTCCCCCATGGCTCAGGGCACCAGCTGGAGGCCATGGAAACCTGGACCCGCCGCCAGCTCGACAGCAGCACGGATGGAAGTCTGGACTGGAACAGCCTGCCCCTGCAGCTCCAGCCCTTCGGGCGGGTGCTCGAGGATGCCATCAGCAGCCACCAACAGCTGAAACAAGCGGAAGAGACGTCCGCTCTCGTCCATGGGGTCTCCCGTCTGATCGCCCAGCCGGAATGTATCGACAGCAGCCTGGTGCGGCCCCTGCTCGAATTGGTGGACCAACGACCGGGCGCCCTGGTGCCGGCGGACCATCCGCCCGAACGGGGGGTGTGGATCGGCGAAGAGCATCCGGAACAAGCCCTGCAGCAGTTCTCAGTGGTTCAGGCGCCCTACCGCAGCGGCAGTGAGGGCATCGGCCATGTGGCCCTGATCGGACCGATGCGCATGGCCTACGCCACGGGTCTGGCCGCGGCTCGCTCCGTGGCTCGAGCCCTGGAGCGCCTGCTGTCCTGAAGGCGCGTCAGCCGCCGAGGGCGTCCCCCAGCTTCTCGGCCACGGTGTTCACGTCCTTGTCGCCTCGCCCGGAACAATTGAGCACCACTTCGGTGCCCTCCGGCAG is a genomic window containing:
- a CDS encoding rhodanese-like domain-containing protein — its product is MTDLTPDARPKPLSARDLSLWLQSEQPLRLVDVREQQELALAPFPHPVIHLPLSESERWLPALPGLLGEDADLVVLCHAGVRSWQFGCWLLARDPQRTVWNLEGGIDAWSVDVDPNVPRY
- a CDS encoding heat-inducible transcriptional repressor HrcA, with protein sequence MDTLPNRQQEVLRATVHHYVDTIEPVGSRTLVQRFGLKASSATVRSAMGALEQRGLLTQPHTSAGRVPSARGYRHYVDCLLPKPGAAAQHLEHELTQLSLRWAALDDLLQQMARRLTDFTGLMSLITRPHRSTPSLQAVRLVCSGDRLLVMLVESSNQASHLNLRLPHGSGHQLEAMETWTRRQLDSSTDGSLDWNSLPLQLQPFGRVLEDAISSHQQLKQAEETSALVHGVSRLIAQPECIDSSLVRPLLELVDQRPGALVPADHPPERGVWIGEEHPEQALQQFSVVQAPYRSGSEGIGHVALIGPMRMAYATGLAAARSVARALERLLS